The Tursiops truncatus isolate mTurTru1 chromosome X, mTurTru1.mat.Y, whole genome shotgun sequence DNA segment CACCTGCACTGGGACAAGAGCACAGGACACATTCTATTCCTGCCTCAGGTGATTTCTCTCTGATTTACCCACAACCCCAAAGTACAAGGAGACCTCgaagatattgcaggtttggttccagacccccaaaataaagtgaatagtacaataaagtgagtcacaagaattttttggtttcccagtgctcttataaaatttatgtttacactatactgcagCCTATTAagcgtgcaatagcattatgtcaaggaacaatgtacataccttaattaaaaaatacctttctgctaaaaaatgctaaccatcatctgagccttcagcgagtccatctttttgctggtggaaggtgtgaaatattgtgagaattaccaaaatgtgacacagagacacgacgTGAGAATAccttgttggaaaaatggcgctgaAAGACGTGCTGGAAGCAAGGTtgacacaaaccttcaatttgttaaaaaaagaaaagaaaaagcactatCTGTGAaatacaataaagcaaagcacaacaaaatgaagtgtGCCTGTAACTGCTAAGGGCAGTTTCCCATTCCAGGCTTTGTCTTTCAACTGTACGGCCCAACATCTGAGGATCTGGCCCCTGCTCAAAATTATCAGTCTCATCTAGCCCACCACGCACCTAACTTATAATTACCTCCCACTGAAGGACTTACATTTTTCCCAAGGCCCACCACTGCCTTGCATCAAGGAATTTACATTTGACTGCTATCATGTGAAACCACCCCTTCTCCTTTCTTATCCTGTCTTTTCATTTGACCTTTTGGTCTTAGAGTATACATCACCATTTTCTTTATATGATAGCTGCTTCTCGGCTCTATAATTTTATGGTCAGTGGCTAGGTCTCCTTCTTCTCAGCTCTCACAGTACTAGCAAGGAGCCTTCTAAGAGCagatgctcaattaatgtttGGGGAATAAATGAGCCTGTGAGCATGAGGTCTAATTTATTATGATTTAATTCTACATTTTTGAATGAGCCAAGCACATActgttatttctaattttataaaacagaGTAAAAGGAATTAGTAAACCAAATATTGACCATCTTACTTTTTCTATACTATACTACATACagtatactatactatacttaactttttcacattttcaagGAATTGCATATTGCAATGCCATGTTATCTTCCACCAAATTACTAAATAAGATGGAAGTTTTCCCAATAAGTTTTACAAAACAGCAAAACTCTTATTCTTAAACCTGATAAACAACAGTATGACTGATGTAATTCATAAACTTACATTCTAAtgctaaataaaatttcatttaggAGTAACgtttgaaaaacagcaaaaaacaaagacGTATTTCCAAATTCCCCATACAGAACAGGAACACGAAGGTATTATACAGTATTCCCTCTGTCACACCCAGCCCTACACTACTTGAAATATTGAATGCTCTCTTCAGCCACAAAGTGCAGAATTTGCCTCAGATTCTGTGTGGGAGGAGCTGGACAGAACACTGGAACATCCACTGGCTTGGgctctctcttcctcatctttcaaaGCCTCTTCATACCAAGACTGGAAGGCACTGGGGACGGTGTGATTGACCTTGGCCAGGAACTCCAGGACTTTCATCTTGCTGGTTTCGGCATGGGCTCTCGGGCCCCACAGGAACTCGTAACGCGCTGGATCACTGTTGGCCACTTGCCGGTATTCCAAATACTTCAGCTTCACCCAATCTTGGGTGATGAGCTTCTTGGGCTCCCCAAATATGAAGTGCCTCTTCCCAGCATAGACTCTCATCTTATTCAGGAATTCCCAGATATTCTCCTCTGTGGCGCAGTTGCCCTTCATGAGGATCACAGCCAGAATGTACATCAGGAGACCGGTCTTGGGTAACCCGCTGCCACGGCTCATGGTCCCATCGTTGGGGAGAGCCATTTTGCTGACAAAGGTATAAGTATGCTTGGTACGGTCGACCTCCTTTAAGTCAACACCAAATAGCATCTCCATGCTGAAGGAAGCTCTTCTGAGGATCTCAGGGAATCGATTTTGGTACTTCTTAGCGATAAACTTCAGCATATGTGCTTTCCTAACaggctttttcattttatacatgtgCACCAGGAACTGCACCAACACACTCGCTGTCCTCCTTAGAGGGCCTTTTCGAGACCGCACGGCGGAGACGGGGGCCTGAGAGGAACTGTGCTTCTTCTTCATTTGGCCTTTGGCTCCTTTGTTTGATCTTGCGGGAGAAACACCTGCAGGATTAGTGGTGGTGGCTAGGGCCCTCTGAGGACTCTTGAGAGTGCTACGTGACTTAGCACCCGGCTTTCTCCGAGTAGTAACCCCAAGAGAAGGACATGAAGACGAGGCGGCTTCCTCCTCAGCTGCAGTGGCCTGAGCACCCGTCAGACCCTGGGTCCCACTTTGGGCCTGGCAGCGTCTCTCACGGGTGCGGAGCTTACTCTTCCGCCCCCGAGGCATGGTGACTGTGGTCAGGGACAAAAGGCAGGAGTGCAGGTAGGACAGCGGGGTGATCTGGCAGAGATGCGAGAGGATGAGAGGGAGTGAGTGCCTACAGCAGGGAGGTACCACCCTGCCTTTAAGAGGGCCGCTCTTCAGGTTTCCATGTGGGCCCTGCTCTACGAACACACAGGACTCCTGTTCTGATCACCCTGTCCTCTAAGAACCCTGTGGAAATAATTAAAGTGAGCCTCAGGCTGCAGCCTGCCAGCCCTGCCTGGTGCTTATTGGGGCTGAGAGCAGCAGTGGGCAATTATCAAGTCCTTGTGGAGCCCCCTCTACTCTGGAGCATTGGGGTCCCCTCAGTTCATATGCAGGACCATCATATCAACtttgggcagggcctgggcccccTCCTCTGTGCTGCTCTAAATTTATACCTCAGACCCAGATCCTCATCTTCCTGGGATACCTTAAGAAGAAGTGAAGGGGCACCTCAGCCTAGCACCCCTACCAGGGGGCACCCACAGCTGACAGCGCTATGGGACTCTGTCCTGGGCTCCTTGGGGTCCTCAGTCCTCATTCAGGGTCCTTGCCTTGGCTCTCACCAATCTGATACCATCAGAAATAAAGAAGGGgaaacccgggagctgtgcaaacaaagaagagaaagggaaatctctcccagcagcctcaggagcagcggattaaatctccacaatcaacttgatgtaccccgcatctgtggaatacctgaataaacaacgaatcatcccaaactgaggagccGTGcgaatgaaaggctcttggtgctgcggccaggagtcagtgctgtgcctctgaggtgggagagccaacttcaggacactggtcaagaagagacctccaggctccacataatatcaaacggggAAAAATCTcccggagatctccatctcaacaccagcacccagcttcactcaatgaccagcaagctacagtgctggacaccctatgccaaacaactagcaaaaaaggtacacaagcccacccattggcagagaggctgcctaaaatcataataaggccaaagacaccccaaaacacaccaccagacgtggacctgcccaccagaaagacaagttccaggctcatccaccagaacacaggcactagtccccgccaccaggaagcctacacaacccactgaaccaaccttagccactggggacagacatcaaaaacaacaggaactacgaacctgcagcctgcaaaaaggagaccccaaacacagaaagataagcaaaatgagaagacagaaaaacacacggcagatgaaggagcaagataaaaatgcaccagaccgaacaagtgaagaggaaataggcggtctacctgaaaaagaattcacaataatgatagtaaagatgatccaaaatcttggaaatagaatggacaaaatgcaagaaacacttaacaaggacctagaagaactaaagatgaaacaaacaatgatgaacaacacaataaatgaaatgaaaaagactctagatgggatcaatagcagaataactgaggcagaagaacggataagtgacctggaagataaaatagtggaaataactactgcagagcagaataaagaaaaaagaatgaaaagaactgaggacactctcagagacctctgggacaacattaaatgcaccaacattcgaattataggggttccagaagaagaagagaaaaagaaagggatggagtaaatatttgaagagattatagttgaaaacttccctaatatgggaaaggaaatagttaatcaagtccaggaagcacagagagtcccatacaggataaatccaaggagaaatacaacaagacacatattaatcaaactgtcaaaaattaaatacaaagaaagcatattaaaagcagcaagggaaaaacaacaaataacacacaagggaatccccataaggttaacagctgatctctcagcagaaactctgtaagccagaagggagtggcaggacatactgaaagtgatgaaggagaaaaacctgcaaccaagattactctacccagcaaggatctcattcagatttgatggagaaattaaaacctttacagacaagcaaaagctgagacagttcagcaccaccaaaccagctttacaagaaatgctaaagaaacttctctaggcaagaaacacaagagaaggaaaagacctacaataacgagcccaaaacaatttagaaaatgggaataagaacatacatatcgataattaccttaaatgtaaatggactaagtgctcccaccaaaagacacagattggctaaatggatacaaaaacaagatccatatatatgctgtctacaagagacccacttcagacctagagacacatacagactgaaagtaaggggatggaaaaagatattccatgcaaatggaaaccaaaagaaagttggagtagcaattctcatatcagacaaaatagactttaaaataaagactattagaagagacaaagaaggacactacataatgatcaagggatcgatctaagaagaagatgtaacaattgtaactttttatgcacccaacataagagcacctcaatacataaggcaaatactaacagccttaaaggggaaattgacagtaacacattcatagtaggggactttaacaccccactttcacccatggacagatcatccaaaatgaaaataaataaggaaacacaagctttaaatgatacattaaacaagatggacttaattgatattaataggacactccatccaaaaacaacaaaatacacatttttctcaagtgctcatggaacattctccaggatagatcatatcttgggtcacaaaccaagccttggtaaatttaagaaaattgaaattgtatcaagtatcttttccgaccacaacgccatgagactagatatcaattacaggaaaagatctgtaaaaaatacaaacacatggaggctaaacaatacactacttaataacgaagtgatcactgaagaaatcaaagaggaaataaaaaaatacctagaaacaaatgacaatggagacacgacgacccaaaacctatgggatggagcaaaagcagttctaagagggaagtttatagcaatacaagcccaccttaagaaacaggaaacaactcaaataaacaacctaaccttgcacctaaagcaattacagaaagaagaaaaagaaaccacaaagttatcagaaggaaagaaatcataaaaatcagatcagaaataaatgaaaaagaaatgaaggaaacaatagcaaagatcaataaaactaaaagctggttctttgagaagataaacaaaattgataaaccattagccggactcatcaagaaaaaaagggagaagaatcaaatcaacagaattagaaatgaaaaaggagaagtaacaactgacactgcagaaatacagaaggtcatcagagattactacaagcaactctatgccaataaaatggacaacctggaagaaatggacaaattcgtagaaatgcacaacctgccaagactgaatcaggaagaaacagaaaatatgaacagacgaatcacaagcagtgaaatcgaaactatgattaaaaatcttccaacaaacaaaagcccaggaccagatggcttcacaggcgaattctatcaaacatttagagaagagctaacacctatccttctcaaactcttccaaaatatagcagagagaggaacactcccaaattcattttacgaggccaccatcaccttgataccaaaaccagacaaggatgtcacaaagaaagaaaactacaggccaatatcactgatgaacctagatgcaaaaatcctcaacaaaatactagcaaacagaatccaacagcacattaaaaggatcacacaccatgatcaaggggggtttattcaaggaatgcaaggattctgcaatatacgcaaatcaatcaatgtgataaaccatattaacaaattgaaggagaaaaaccatatgatcatctcaatagatgcagagaaagcttttgacataattcaacacccatttatgataaaaaccctgcagaaagtaggcatagagggaactttcctcaacataataaaggccatatatgacaaacccacagccaacatcaacctcaatggtgaaaaactgaaagcatttccactaatatcaggaacaagacaaggttgcccactctcaccactcttatttaatgtaattttggaagttttagctacagagaagaaaaggaaataaaaggaatccaaattggaaaaaaagacctaaagctgtcactgttggcagatgacatgatcctatacatagagaatcctaaagatgctaccagaaaactactagagctaatcaatgaatttggtaaagttgcaggatacaaaattaatgcacagaaatctctggcattcctatacactaatgatgaaaaatctgaaagtgaaatcaagaaaacactcccatttaccattgcaacaaaatgaataaaatatctaggaataaacctacctaaggagacacaagacctgtattcagaaaattataagacactgatgagagaaattaaagatgatacaaatagatggagagatataccatgttcttggattggaagaatcaacattgtgaaaatgactctactatccaaagcaatctacagattcaatgcaattcctatccaactaccactggcatttttcacagaaatagaacaaaaaatttcacaatttgtatggaaacacaaaagatcccaaacagccaaagtaatcttgagaacgaaaaacggagctggaggaatcaggctccctgacttcagactatactacaaagctacagtaatcaagacagtatggtactggcacaaaaacagaaagatagatcaatggaacaggatggaaagcccagaggtaaacccacgcacatttggtcaccttatctttgataaaggaggcagggatgtacagtggagaaaggacagcctctttaataaatggtgctgggaaaactggacaggtacatgtaaaagtatgagattagatcactctctaacaccatacacaaaaataagctcaaaatggattaaagacctaaatgtaaggccagaaactatcaaactcttagaggaaaacataggcagaacactctatgacataaatcacagcaagatcctttttgacctgcctcctagagaaatggaaataaaaacaaaaataaacaaacgggacctaatgaaacttcaaagcttttacgcagcaaaggaaaccataaacaagaccaaaagacaaccctcagaatgggagaaagtatttgcaaatgaagcaactgacaaaggattaatttccaaaatttacaagcagctcatgcagctcaatgacaAAAacacgaacaacccaatccaaaaatgggcagaagacctaaatagacatttctccgaagaagatatacagactgccaacaaacacatgaaagaatgctcaacatcattaatcattagagaaatgcaaatcaaaactacaatgagatatcatctcacaccagtcagaatgaccatcatcaaaaaatctagaaacaataaatgctggagagggtgtggagaaacaggaacactcctgcactgctggtgggaatgtgaattggtacagccactatggagaacagtatggaggttccttaaaaaactacaaatagaactaccatatgacccagcaatcccactactgggcatataccctgagaaaaccataattcaaaaagagtcatgtaccaaaatgttcattgcagctccatttacaatagcccggagatggaaacaacctaagtgcccatcatcggatgaatggataaagaagatgtggcacatatatacaatggaatattactgagccataaaaagaaatgcaattgagctatttgtaatgaggtggatagacctagagtctgtcatacagagtgaagtaagtcagaaagagaaagacaaatatcgtatgctaacacatatatatggaatttaagaaaaaaaaatgtcatgaagaacctaggggtaagacaggaataaagacacagacctactggagcacggacttgaggatatggggagggggaagggtgagctgtgacaaagcgagagagaggcatggacatatatacactaccaaacgtaaggtagatagctggtgggaagcagccacatagcacagggatatccgctcagtgctttgtgaccgcctggaggggtgggatagggagggtgggagggagggagacgcaagagggaagagatatgggaacatatgtatatgtataactgattcactttgttataaagcagaaactaacacaccattgtaaagtaattataccccaataaagatattaaaaaaaaaagaaataaaggagggcTCACACACACCTGACTTCCATACCTGGGCTACCCATCGCTGCAAGCAAGCAGGGGGGCACTCCCTGTTGTCTCCTCTGTTTGTGGGTGAGTGGTATCATCACTGTTCTTTCAGGGTCCTCACCCTGACTCCTATAAAGCCCTGGGTTTCTTCCCTCTGCAGAATTGAGGCTATTCAATTAGTCCAACACCCTCACATCTCTGAACTCTCCAGACAAATGAGAAGAGTGCTTCAGCTTGACAGATACTCTTGGTTTCTACTCAGAACACGGGCAGAATTTATGAGACCCTACATTTTAGAGTCGGTGTTCACCTTAGTCCTCACTCAGGTCTCTGACCCGAACTCTGTGTAGGACTTAGGACTCCTCCCACCAATAACCTGGGTAGTCCAGCCTCAGAGCAAAGTCCTCAATTCCCTGAGTCCCTAGAGGGGGAAGTCAGGGCCCTACATATATGACTACCCCTGGCTGGAGCCTCCCACAAGTGTAGGGGTGCTGCTTTGTGATGCCACCCCTAAATGGGGAGAGGCCCCCTCATCAGTATTTAGGGCCCTCACCTTCACCTCAGTTAGGACCTAGGTATCCTCCATCTGCAAGATGGAGCTACTCCCTAGACCTAGGCCCTCCCAGCCCGGAGACATCTCAGGCAGAACTCAGTTTGATGGCTCTGTTGGGGCTTCCCAGGGCCTACAGCAGCAGCGAGACTTAGTGCAGTTTGTTATGGGCCGAGTGGCACCTCTCACTCCCCACTCAAAGTCTTCACCTTGACTCCAGACCAGTACTGGAAATTTTCTCTTGGCTGCCGGAGGCATGGCCCTCAGATGAAAGTTCTCACTTCCTGGAACCTCTGAAGCCGAAATCAGGATGACTCACATCCGGCCACAACTACTCAGGGTCTCTGACAGCTGACAGCAGGGGCGGGGGTCTGTGGTACTCCAGTGTTCTGGAGCCGGTGCTCCCTAGGTCCTACATACAGGGTGCCCATCTTGTAATCTGTCAGAGCCTGGGACTCCTCCCTTTACTGAACTGTGCCCACAAGTTTCACCTCCTTgagctcctgggggtgggggggaagtcTGGGCCTGCTATATATGACCACCCCGGCCTGGAGGCTCCGGGAACTGAGTGCATGGGTGCAGCTTTGTTGCCATCTCTACTCCCTCATTAGcgctcaggccccgcccctccccccgcccctcaccCCACCCGCCGCCTTGACTTCAGTTAGGGCCTAGGTTTCCTTGATTTACAGAATCAGGAAATTCTCTCTTAGATTAAGGCTTTCCCCCTTGAGAATTTCCAGGCAGAACTCAGCCTAACAGTTTTTCAGGAACCTTCCACTTTCGATCACAGAGGCGGGATTTGTGGGGGTAACCTTTGTTATGGGAGGGGGGAAGGATCCCTTGGGTCCGCATTCAGGTCCTCACCTTGACTGCAGAGCAGTCCTGGGAATCCGCCCTTGGCCGAACAAACGCCGTGAACAACCGTCCGGCTCCGCCCCCAGAGCGGAAGTGTGGGAGCCACTACCGGCTGCGGCTGCCTCGTGCGGGGTTCCAACGGCTGACGGGACGCGCAGGGCTTTATGGGATCCTGGGGTTCAGAGGTCAGCCGTCCCATGATCCTCCACTCGCGGGTCTCTCCGGGCCATCTATTAGAGCCCGTGACCCCTCCCTCTGTGGTCCCGAGTCCTTCAGCCTCCAAACAAAGCCCTCACCTCCCCGAGTCCCTAGTGGGGAAGGCAGGGCGTTGCTCTGACCATCTCTGCCTGACAAGAAGGGCGCCACCCTGTGAGCCTCCCTCCTTGGGAGAGAGACGCTCTCATTAGCACTGAGGTCCTTACCTTGACCCTGGTTTGTCTGGTTATGGCCAAGACCCCTTCCCTTGCAGAACTGGGACCTGATCCTGATAGACAAAGCCCTTCCCTCGCCGAGACCAGACAGACAGAAATGAGGAGGCTTCTCATCCCTATGGCTCTGCCTGGGGCCTCTCGTGGTTAAGAATGGGGGCAGGGGTCTGTAAAGCCCCCTCATTTGTGGGTCTAGTGATACCTCTTTCCTCACTCAGGGACCCCACCATACTCCTGGCCAGTCCCGGGACCGGATCCTCCCTGACCCTCCAACCTGAGCTTCTCCCTCTACTGAACTGAGGCTGTTCTTCTTAGACCAAGACTTTGACCTCACTGAAAACTATGAGACTTATAAGAGAGGATGCCCTGCCTGGGCATTCTAGGTCTGAGAGCACGTTTGGGCAGGTCTCTGAATGACCTATATTTTGGCGTGGTTGTCTCTCCGGTCCTCACTCATTTCGGGGGGGGGGTGTTCCTTTTGTCGATCTCTTGGATTAAAAGGTTCCTGGGGAATGCCACATCCCTGCAAACTCTTGAGCAGCGTACCTAATGCAAACCTTGTAGTTTCATGTCCCAGACTTGACGTGAGATGGGGAAAATGCAACAtaaggcagggggcccaggacAGGGGTGGGCTCCCAGAGAAAAATAATGCTAATCTGTCCTTTTCAATAGCCAGAATTAGCCTCTTCTGTGACTTGTTTTAATTGATTTATAGGCATACCTCTTTTTATCGTATTTCACTTAATCATGCTTCACAgatattctgttttattatgaATTGTAAGTTTGTGGTTACCGTGCATTGAACATGTGAATGGGTGCCgttttcccaacaccatgtgTTCACGTGGGGTCCCTGTGCCACATTTTgttaattcttgaaatattttaaactttttcgtTATTTTCTTATGGTTCTCTGCTCAGTTACCTTTGTTATTCTtgtaactgtttttgttttttgtttttttgtttgtttgttttttgcggtacgcgggactctcactgttgtggcctctcccattgcagagcacaggctccggacacgcaggctcagcggccatggctcacgggcccagccgctccgtggcatgtgggatcttcccggaccggggcacaaacccgtgtcccctgcactggcaggcggactgtcaaccactgtgccaccagggaagcccactgttttgtatttttaaattaagatgtgtacatttttttagacactGTCTAGTACGTGTACAATAGGATTAACAACTTTTATAAGCACTGGGAAACCCAAAATTTCGTGCGAtttactttattgcaatattcgcATTATTGTGGTGACCTAGAACCCAACCCACAGTGTCTGAGATATACGCATACTTCTAAAGGAAAGGAGCTGTCCAGGATGGTTTTGTGCTTCCCCTGATTGAGGTTATGTGACACTGCATATAGAGATGATCCTATTGTCACTGAGCAGCATCTGTTTCTTCTCCTTATTCCTGTTCCTCCTTCTTATTCCTAACTGGCATTTACTGAGGTATTCTTCAATGCTTTGGATAGATTCCAATCCCGTTCTTTAGCCACACAGTCCTTATCTTTATCCCAAGATACATTTGAGTGTCAAGGAATACAAGCTCTGCTTTAGGCCAAGAGGAGTATAACAGTGTGAGATCTAGAGGAATTCAGACCAGGAGTCTAGTCCCAGGCCTGTCATTTACTAGTGTTACCCAGCAAGGGCTCACTGCCTGACATGCATAGAAGCCAATACTATCACACTGCCTTCTGAGATAAACACTTTATtccgggatttccctggtggtgcagtggttaagaatctgcctgccaatgtaggggacatgcaagagggaagagatatggggctatgtgtatatgtatagctggttcactttgttataaagcagaaactaatacaccattgtaaagcaattatactccaataaagatgttaaaaaaatgtgttgaaaaacaaaatgacacaaatgaacttatttacaaaacagaaacagacttacagatatcgaaaacaaacttatggttaccaaaggggaaacgtggggcgggggggaatggataaatcaggagcttgggattaacacgcccactactatatataagacagataaccaacgaggacctactgtatagcacaggggactctgctcaatattctgtgataatctgtatgagaaaagaatctgaaaatgaacgaatatacgtatatgtgtgactgaatcactttgttgtacacctaaaactaacacattgtaaatcaactatactccaataaaataaaataaaaaataccatgtgatccagcaatcccactcctgtgcacatatccaaagaaaaccataatttgcaaaggtacacgcaccccaatgttcactgcagcactatttgcaatagccaagacatggaagcaacctaaatgtccatcgacagaggaatggataaaaactACGTGGTACATATATgaaacggaatattactcagtcataaaaaaagaaagaaagaatgccatctgcagcaacggggacgaacctagagattatcacactaagtgaaataagtcagacagaaagacaaatatcatatatcactcatatgtggaatctaatttttaaaaatgacacaaatgaacttacttacaaaacagaaacagacttacagatatcgaaaacaaacttatggttaccaaaggggaaacgtggggcgggggggaatggataaatcaggagcttgggattaacatacacactgctatatataagacagataaccaacgaggacctactgtatagcacaggggactctgctcaatattctgtgataatttgtatgagaaaagaatctgaaaatgaacgaatatatgtatatgtataactgactcactttgctgtaca contains these protein-coding regions:
- the LOC117310358 gene encoding melanoma-associated antigen B3-like, which produces MPRGRKSKLRTRERRCQAQSGTQGLTGAQATAAEEEAASSSCPSLGVTTRRKPGAKSRSTLKSPQRALATTTNPAGVSPARSNKGAKGQMKKKHSSSQAPVSAVRSRKGPLRRTASVLVQFLVHMYKMKKPVRKAHMLKFIAKKYQNRFPEILRRASFSMEMLFGVDLKEVDRTKHTYTFVSKMALPNDGTMSRGSGLPKTGLLMYILAVILMKGNCATEENIWEFLNKMRVYAGKRHFIFGEPKKLITQDWVKLKYLEYRQVANSDPARYEFLWGPRAHAETSKMKVLEFLAKVNHTVPSAFQSWYEEALKDEEERAQASGCSSVLSSSSHTESEANSALCG